The following coding sequences lie in one Kitasatospora azatica KCTC 9699 genomic window:
- a CDS encoding LysR family transcriptional regulator produces the protein MQLQQLRYFLAVADLGHFTRAAERLHVAQPSLSQQIRALERELGAELVHRGRGASTLTDAGQALLPLARRILADADSARAAVRETVSLRRGRVRLGAPPSLCTSLVPDVLNAYRARYPGVELLVREDGSRDLVRVLVAGELDLALIITPSDGAGLAVVELLHEDLVLVSAHSPRHRRRARIEDLRDQPLVMFREGYDVREATLAACRAAGFTPEFAVEGGEMDAVLGFVRAGLGPAVVPGMVAARSGLTVTPFADPAMGRTIALAHGAEVPLSRAADAMREALISYVAGGEAQLSPGTRVLE, from the coding sequence GTGCAGCTCCAGCAACTCCGCTACTTCCTCGCCGTGGCCGACCTCGGCCACTTCACCCGGGCGGCCGAGCGCCTGCATGTCGCCCAGCCCTCCCTCTCCCAGCAGATCCGCGCACTGGAACGGGAGCTGGGCGCAGAGCTGGTGCATCGCGGCCGAGGTGCCAGCACCTTGACCGACGCCGGCCAGGCACTGCTCCCGCTCGCTCGGCGGATTCTGGCCGACGCCGACAGTGCCCGCGCAGCGGTGCGCGAAACCGTCTCGCTGCGCCGCGGCCGAGTCCGGCTGGGCGCCCCGCCGAGTCTGTGCACGAGCCTGGTCCCCGATGTGCTGAACGCCTACCGGGCCCGTTACCCGGGGGTGGAACTGCTGGTCCGCGAGGACGGCTCTCGCGACCTGGTGCGGGTGCTCGTGGCCGGCGAGCTGGACCTGGCGCTGATCATCACCCCGTCTGACGGAGCCGGTCTGGCAGTGGTCGAACTCCTCCACGAGGACCTGGTCCTGGTCTCCGCCCACTCCCCGCGTCACCGCCGACGCGCCCGGATCGAGGACCTGCGAGACCAGCCCCTGGTGATGTTCCGCGAGGGCTACGACGTCCGCGAGGCCACCCTGGCCGCCTGCCGCGCCGCCGGCTTCACCCCCGAATTCGCCGTCGAGGGCGGCGAGATGGACGCCGTCCTCGGCTTCGTCCGCGCCGGACTGGGCCCAGCCGTGGTCCCCGGCATGGTCGCAGCCCGCAGCGGCCTGACGGTCACCCCGTTCGCCGACCCCGCAATGGGCCGCACCATCGCGCTCGCCCACGGCGCCGAGGTCCCGCTGAGCCGCGCGGCGGACGCGATGCGCGAGGCGCTGATCAGCTACGTGGCGGGAGGCGAGGCGCAGCTATCGCCCGGGACCCGGGTGCTGGAGTGA